The following are encoded together in the Apus apus isolate bApuApu2 chromosome 7, bApuApu2.pri.cur, whole genome shotgun sequence genome:
- the JUN gene encoding transcription factor Jun produces MSAKMEPTFYEDALNASFVPPESGGYGYNNAKVLKQSMTLNLSDPSSNLKPHLRNKNADILTSPDVGLLKLASPELERLIIQSSNGLITTTPTPTQFLCPKNVTDEQEGFAEGFVRALAELHNQNTMPSVTSAAQPVSSGMAPVSSMAGNSSFNTSLHSEPPVYANLSNFNPNALNSAPNYNANSMGYAPQHHISPQMPVQHPRLQALKEEPQTVPEMPGETPPLSPIDMESQERIKAERKRMRNRIAASKCRKRKLERIARLEEKVKTLKAQNSELASTANMLREQVAQLKQKVMNHVNSGCQLMLTQQLQTF; encoded by the coding sequence ATGAGTGCAAAGATGGAGCCTACTTTCTACGAGGATGCCCTGAACGCCAGCTTCGTGCCGCCGGAGAGCGGCGGGTATGGATATAATAACGCCAAAGTGCTGAAGCAGAGCATGACGCTGAACCTGTCTGACCCATCCAGCAACCTGAAGCCGCACCTGAGGAACAAGAACGCCGACATCCTCACTTCCCCCGACGTGGGGCTCCTGAAACTGGCCTCGCCTGAACTGGAGCGGCTCATCATCCAGTCCAGCAACGGGTTAATCACCACCACGCCGACCCCGACGCAGTTCCTCTGCCCCAAAAACGTTACCGACGAGCAAGAGGGGTTCGCGGAAGGGTTCGTGAGAGCCCTGGCGGAACTGCACAACCAGAACACCATGCCCAGCGTCACCTCCGCCGCTCAGCCTGTGAGCAGCGGCATGGCACCTGTGTCCTCTATGGCCGGCAACAGCAGCTTCAACACGAGTTTGCACAGCGAGCCCCCGGTGTACGCCAACCTCAGCAACTTCAACCCCAACGCGCTCAACTCGGCCCCGAACTACAACGCCAACAGCATGGGCTACGCACCGCAGCATCACATCAGCCCCCAGATGCCCGTGCAGCATCCCCGGCTTCAGGCTTTGAAGGAAGAGCCTCAGACTGTACCTGAAATGCCAGGGGAAACTCCTCCCCTGTCCCCTATTGACATGGAGTCACAGGAGAGAATCAAAGCCGAGAGAAAACGCATGAGAAACAGAATTGCGGCATCCAAATGCCGGAAAAGGAAGTTGGAAAGGATTGCCAGGttggaagaaaaagtgaaaacttTGAAAGCCCAGAACTCAGAGCTGGCATCTACTGCCAACATGCTCAGAGAACAGGTTGCACAGCTTAAGCAGAAGGTCATGAACCATGTCAACAGCGGGTGCCAGCTAATGCTAACGCAACAGTTGCAAACGTTTTGA